Proteins encoded by one window of Streptococcus suis S735:
- the hslO gene encoding Hsp33 family molecular chaperone HslO, with the protein MDKIIKTLSKSGHFRAFVLDSTETVKTTQEKHDTMASSTVALGRTLIANQILAVNEKGDTKITLKILASGAVGAIISVANTKGQVKGYIQNPDLDYKRTATGEVIVGPLVGNGQFLVITDYGTGHPYNSMTPLISGEIGEDFAYFLTDSQQTPSAVGLNVLLDEEDKVKVAGGFLLQVLPGATEVEIARFEKRIQEMPAISSLLASENHIEALLSAIYGDDDFKRLSEEEIGFVCDCSKDRFLDALASLPKADLQEMKEEDKGVDITCQFCQTHYHFDENDLEELING; encoded by the coding sequence ATGGATAAAATTATTAAAACACTATCAAAAAGTGGGCATTTCCGTGCATTTGTGCTAGATAGCACAGAAACCGTGAAAACAACCCAAGAAAAACACGACACCATGGCGTCGTCCACCGTTGCTCTAGGTCGCACCCTCATTGCCAATCAGATTTTGGCTGTCAATGAAAAAGGCGACACCAAAATCACCCTGAAAATCTTGGCCAGCGGTGCTGTTGGGGCTATCATCTCCGTTGCCAATACCAAAGGTCAGGTCAAGGGCTACATTCAAAATCCTGACTTGGACTACAAACGGACAGCGACTGGCGAAGTCATCGTTGGGCCCCTTGTAGGGAACGGACAATTCCTGGTTATCACAGACTACGGAACAGGTCATCCTTACAACTCCATGACACCCTTGATTTCTGGTGAAATCGGTGAGGACTTTGCTTATTTCCTGACAGACAGCCAACAGACACCATCTGCGGTGGGACTGAACGTGTTGTTGGACGAAGAAGACAAGGTCAAGGTAGCTGGCGGCTTCTTGCTCCAAGTTTTACCTGGAGCGACCGAGGTTGAAATTGCCCGTTTCGAGAAACGCATCCAAGAAATGCCTGCCATTTCAAGCTTGCTGGCTTCTGAAAACCACATAGAAGCTCTGCTATCCGCCATTTATGGCGACGACGACTTCAAACGCCTGTCAGAAGAGGAAATCGGCTTTGTCTGCGACTGCTCTAAAGACCGCTTCCTCGATGCTCTAGCCAGCCTACCAAAAGCGGACCTGCAAGAGATGAAAGAAGAAGACAAGGGCGTGGACATCACCTGTCAATTCTGCCAGACCCATTACCACTTTGACGAAAACGATTTGGAGGAACTCATCAATGGCTAA
- the dusB gene encoding tRNA dihydrouridine synthase DusB, producing MANLNTPFMIGDVEIPNRCVLAPMAGVTNSAFRTIAKEMGAGLVVMEMISEKGLLYNNEKTLHMLHIDDNEYPMSIQLFGGDAEGLKRAADFIQKNTKANIVDINMGCPVNKVIKNEAGAKWLKDPDKIYHIIKEVTSVLDIPLTVKMRTGWNNTDLAVENALAAESGGVAALAMHGRTREQMYTGTVDLETLTKVAGSLTKIPFIANGDIRNVEDARQRIEEVGADAVMVGRTAMGNPYIFNQINHYLETGEVLPDLSFDDKLNVAFDHLTRLTNLKGESIAVREFRGLAPHYLRGSAGAAKIRGAVARAETIEQVQELFDQAREAYQERIAK from the coding sequence ATGGCTAATCTCAATACCCCTTTCATGATTGGTGATGTGGAAATCCCCAATCGCTGCGTGCTGGCCCCAATGGCCGGCGTGACCAACTCGGCCTTCCGCACCATTGCCAAGGAAATGGGAGCGGGACTGGTCGTTATGGAAATGATTTCTGAAAAAGGCCTTCTCTACAACAACGAGAAAACCCTCCACATGCTCCATATCGACGACAACGAATACCCTATGTCTATCCAGCTTTTCGGCGGCGACGCCGAAGGACTGAAACGGGCTGCCGACTTCATCCAGAAGAACACCAAGGCTAATATCGTAGATATCAACATGGGTTGCCCTGTCAACAAGGTTATTAAAAACGAAGCTGGTGCCAAGTGGCTCAAGGATCCCGACAAGATCTACCACATCATCAAGGAAGTAACCTCGGTCCTCGATATTCCCCTGACCGTTAAGATGCGGACCGGTTGGAACAATACCGACCTGGCGGTCGAAAATGCCCTGGCCGCAGAAAGTGGCGGTGTAGCTGCCCTGGCCATGCACGGACGGACCCGCGAGCAGATGTACACAGGAACAGTTGACCTAGAGACCTTGACCAAGGTAGCTGGCAGCCTGACCAAGATTCCCTTCATCGCAAACGGCGACATCCGCAATGTAGAAGATGCCCGCCAGCGAATCGAGGAAGTCGGTGCCGACGCTGTCATGGTCGGACGGACTGCTATGGGAAATCCATACATCTTCAACCAAATCAATCACTATCTTGAAACAGGAGAAGTCCTACCCGACCTCTCCTTTGACGACAAACTCAATGTCGCCTTCGACCACCTGACCCGATTGACCAATCTTAAGGGTGAGTCCATTGCCGTACGTGAATTCCGTGGTCTTGCCCCTCACTACCTCCGTGGTTCAGCAGGCGCTGCCAAAATCCGTGGTGCTGTTGCCCGAGCAGAGACTATCGAGCAGGTCCAAGAACTCTTTGACCAAGCACGAGAAGCCTATCAGGAACGGATTGCTAAATAA
- a CDS encoding NUDIX domain-containing protein, giving the protein MARPAGLSDKEYYEKYVTEAEFLDWYKKQDAPRFEKPSVTADMVVYSFVEGRIKLLLIRRAAHPCQHKLSLVGGFIARGEDAYQTCQREIKKEAGLDLPRNHIEQLLTVSDSERDPRGWMMTIAHLVYLPSQALDLVKPGPDGREPIVIDVDFKTSQCSYEGQVLTAEDFAFDHYEIVMTSIQRIQGRMKWNPTFLNLLQQPFNIYAATDLVNLISPDKKILHNNFLAKYGDFVEEVGVERLPKRKPRKTYRLKESS; this is encoded by the coding sequence ATGGCTAGGCCTGCTGGTCTATCAGACAAGGAATACTACGAAAAATATGTGACAGAGGCAGAATTTTTAGACTGGTATAAAAAGCAGGACGCTCCGCGATTTGAAAAACCAAGCGTGACAGCTGATATGGTGGTCTATAGTTTTGTAGAGGGGAGAATCAAGCTCTTGCTGATTCGTCGTGCTGCCCACCCTTGTCAACACAAGCTGTCCTTGGTCGGTGGCTTTATTGCCAGAGGTGAGGATGCCTACCAGACCTGTCAGCGTGAGATAAAAAAAGAAGCGGGACTGGATTTGCCCCGCAATCATATCGAGCAACTCCTAACGGTTTCCGATTCTGAGCGGGATCCGCGGGGCTGGATGATGACTATTGCCCACTTGGTTTACCTGCCTAGTCAGGCCTTGGATTTGGTCAAACCAGGTCCAGATGGACGGGAGCCGATTGTTATCGATGTGGATTTCAAGACTTCGCAGTGTTCTTATGAGGGTCAGGTCTTGACGGCAGAGGATTTTGCCTTTGACCATTACGAGATTGTCATGACCTCTATCCAGCGGATTCAGGGACGGATGAAGTGGAATCCAACCTTTCTCAATCTCCTGCAGCAGCCCTTTAACATCTACGCTGCGACAGACTTGGTCAATCTTATCTCACCCGACAAAAAAATCCTCCACAATAATTTCCTAGCCAAGTATGGAGACTTTGTGGAAGAAGTTGGAGTGGAACGATTGCCCAAACGCAAACCCAGAAAGACCTATCGCTTAAAAGAAAGTTCATAA
- the pnuC gene encoding nicotinamide riboside transporter PnuC encodes MEQLTKFIDRFQASLKQVPENMSAIANRAKKLGVIGVLDAIIAGLFFGRTLGQWLYLLVLSSVPVILHVWSASEDWMGLFTSWTGIICVILVAEGRSSNYFFGFISNLIYFVLSYQNMFYGEVMTAIFFIVMQPVGLYFWLSARVNGAAEEEKTEFEARKLTLWGWVKWLVFAVLVWGSFGLIYKSIGSARPFRDSITDGTNWTGQFLQSYLYREQWIFWIATNVFSIYLWWVGPDSGNLQMSVMYFVWTINSLVGWYQWSKSIKEGQVARNG; translated from the coding sequence ATGGAACAACTTACCAAATTCATCGACCGTTTTCAAGCTTCCTTGAAGCAGGTACCAGAAAACATGTCTGCTATCGCAAATAGAGCCAAAAAACTGGGAGTTATCGGAGTTCTGGACGCAATCATTGCGGGACTATTTTTCGGTCGTACCCTAGGTCAGTGGCTCTACTTGCTAGTTTTGTCTAGTGTGCCTGTTATCTTACATGTATGGTCTGCTAGTGAGGACTGGATGGGCTTGTTTACCTCGTGGACAGGGATTATCTGTGTTATCTTGGTAGCAGAAGGACGGTCAAGTAACTATTTCTTTGGCTTTATCAGTAACCTCATCTATTTTGTCTTATCTTACCAAAATATGTTCTATGGGGAAGTCATGACAGCGATTTTCTTCATTGTCATGCAGCCAGTTGGCTTGTATTTCTGGCTATCAGCCCGTGTCAATGGAGCAGCAGAAGAAGAGAAAACAGAATTTGAAGCCCGTAAGCTGACTCTCTGGGGCTGGGTTAAGTGGTTAGTCTTCGCTGTCTTGGTATGGGGAAGTTTTGGCTTGATTTACAAGTCAATTGGATCAGCTCGTCCCTTCCGTGACTCTATTACAGATGGCACCAACTGGACAGGACAATTCCTGCAAAGTTACCTCTACCGTGAGCAATGGATTTTCTGGATTGCAACCAATGTCTTCTCCATTTACTTGTGGTGGGTTGGTCCAGATAGTGGTAACCTGCAAATGTCGGTTATGTACTTCGTTTGGACTATCAACTCGCTTGTCGGCTGGTACCAATGGTCTAAGTCCATAAAAGAAGGGCAGGTGGCTCGAAATGGCTAG
- a CDS encoding AAA family ATPase, whose amino-acid sequence MKQAVAVIFGTFAPMHKGHIDLIQRAKRECDRAVVIVSGYKNDRGHQIGLGLQKRFRYIRETFNDEPLVSVFKLDEEGMPPYPEGWAPWLEALQALVAIKENEELVFYVSEQEYAEELRSRGFKASFTERNFGISATLIREQSAKYWNMIAKPFRRHFSKNILVVGSASNGKTTLVRDLGRYYSCPVSLEYARYYQQRYNVRDDELTGKDYNYLLTGQYRQTSDLIDSDTNRGLVIADTNATVTEAYYDYYIGETSSSFHSLCADTVKNEKWDLIIFVLPTGSYVDDGFRDMTMADAEIRNAFTEHLKELVAKNHPQASLAFIGGSYAENYAKAIELIDAIYQEF is encoded by the coding sequence ATGAAACAAGCAGTAGCAGTTATTTTTGGGACCTTTGCTCCCATGCACAAGGGTCATATTGACCTGATTCAACGAGCCAAGCGGGAATGCGATCGGGCGGTCGTCATCGTGTCGGGCTATAAAAATGACCGTGGTCATCAGATTGGTCTCGGTTTGCAGAAACGTTTCCGCTATATCCGCGAAACCTTCAACGACGAGCCTCTGGTATCCGTCTTTAAGCTAGACGAGGAGGGAATGCCCCCTTATCCAGAAGGTTGGGCACCTTGGTTAGAAGCCTTGCAGGCCTTGGTGGCGATTAAGGAGAACGAAGAGCTCGTCTTCTACGTTTCGGAGCAGGAATATGCCGAAGAGTTGCGTTCTCGTGGTTTCAAGGCTTCCTTTACAGAGCGAAATTTTGGCATTTCAGCCACTCTTATCCGCGAGCAGTCGGCTAAGTATTGGAATATGATTGCCAAGCCTTTCCGCCGTCATTTTTCTAAGAATATCTTGGTGGTTGGCTCTGCTTCAAATGGTAAAACCACGCTAGTGCGGGATTTGGGGCGTTATTATTCCTGTCCTGTTTCGCTGGAATATGCCCGCTACTACCAGCAACGTTACAATGTGCGTGATGATGAGTTGACAGGCAAGGACTACAACTATCTCTTGACGGGCCAGTATCGCCAGACCTCAGACCTGATTGACTCGGATACCAATCGTGGTCTGGTCATTGCGGACACCAACGCGACCGTGACGGAAGCCTACTACGACTACTACATCGGCGAAACTTCTAGTTCTTTCCACTCGCTCTGTGCTGATACGGTTAAGAATGAAAAATGGGACCTGATTATCTTTGTTCTACCGACAGGCTCTTATGTGGATGACGGTTTTCGGGATATGACAATGGCTGACGCAGAAATTCGCAATGCCTTTACCGAACATTTGAAAGAACTGGTTGCTAAAAATCACCCGCAGGCTTCGCTGGCCTTTATCGGTGGGTCTTATGCAGAAAATTATGCCAAGGCTATCGAGCTAATCGATGCTATCTATCAGGAATTTTAG
- a CDS encoding ATP-dependent Clp protease ATP-binding subunit: protein MKISRGLQGVYEDAQLIAQRYSSDYLETWHLLLAFVINPDTVAGAILAEYPADVLDYERAVYMVMGRRYHEELESFFFLPSSKRVKELQVFAEKIAEIVKSKGLGTEHIFMGMLLDKRSTASQILDQVGFHFEDSDDKVRFLDLRKNLEAKAGFTKEHLKAIRTMTKGGKPKQATVGNMMGMTQSQSGGLEDYTRDLTALARSGQLEPVIGRDEEISRMLQILSRKTKNNPVLVGDAGVGKTALALGLAQRIANGEVPASLVNMRILELDLMNVIAGTRFRGDFEERMNNIINDIEEDGRVILFIDELHTIMGSGSGIDSILDAANILKPALSRGTLRTVGATTQDEYQKHIEKDAALVRRFAKVTIEEPSVADSVAILQGLKPAYEAHHKVTISDQAVVTAVAYAKRYLTSKNLPDSAIDLLDEASATVQNRAKGQVEEGGLTALDQALMAGKYKTVTQLLLKAQEAENQATSYSLEVTEEDILATLSRLSGIPVTKLSQTDAKKYLNLEQELHKRVIGQEEAISAVSRAIRRNQSGIRTGHRPIGSFMFLGPTGVGKTELAKALAEILFDDESALIRFDMSEYMEKFAASRLNGAPPGYVGYEEGGELTEKVRNKPYSVLLFDEVEKAHPDIFNVLLQVLDDGVLTDRKGRKVDFSNTVIIMTSNLGATALRDDKTVGFGALDLSKSQEHVEKRIFEALKKAYRPEFINRIDEKVVFHSLTEADMQDVVKVMVKPLIAVAASKGITLKLQASALKLLAKEGYDPEMGARPLRRLLQTKLEDPLAEMLLRGELPAGVTLKVGVKAEQLKFDSVKAG, encoded by the coding sequence ATGAAGATTTCAAGAGGGTTACAGGGTGTCTATGAAGATGCTCAATTGATTGCACAGCGTTATAGTAGTGACTATTTGGAGACCTGGCACTTGTTGTTAGCCTTTGTCATCAATCCAGATACCGTTGCGGGAGCTATTTTAGCAGAATATCCTGCGGATGTATTGGACTATGAACGTGCAGTTTATATGGTGATGGGGCGGCGTTACCATGAAGAGTTAGAGAGCTTTTTCTTTCTTCCATCGTCCAAGCGGGTGAAGGAATTGCAGGTCTTTGCCGAGAAGATTGCGGAGATTGTCAAGAGTAAGGGGCTAGGAACGGAGCATATTTTCATGGGAATGCTCTTGGACAAGCGTTCGACTGCCTCACAAATTCTGGATCAGGTCGGTTTTCACTTTGAGGATTCGGATGATAAGGTTCGTTTTCTGGATTTGCGGAAAAATCTGGAAGCCAAGGCTGGCTTTACCAAGGAGCATCTGAAGGCTATCCGCACCATGACGAAAGGTGGCAAGCCCAAGCAGGCAACGGTTGGCAATATGATGGGCATGACCCAGTCACAAAGTGGTGGCTTGGAAGACTATACACGTGATTTGACGGCTTTGGCCCGCTCAGGTCAGTTGGAGCCAGTCATCGGACGGGATGAGGAAATTTCCCGTATGCTTCAGATTTTGTCGCGGAAAACCAAGAACAATCCTGTCTTGGTTGGAGATGCGGGTGTTGGGAAAACAGCTCTGGCACTGGGTCTAGCCCAGCGGATTGCTAATGGAGAGGTGCCAGCTAGTCTTGTCAATATGCGGATCTTGGAATTGGACTTGATGAATGTCATTGCGGGAACGCGTTTCCGTGGGGATTTTGAGGAGCGGATGAACAATATCATCAACGATATTGAAGAAGATGGTCGAGTGATTCTCTTCATTGATGAACTCCATACCATTATGGGATCGGGGTCAGGGATTGACTCGATCCTGGATGCTGCCAATATTTTGAAGCCTGCTCTGTCCCGTGGGACTTTGCGGACAGTTGGAGCAACGACTCAGGATGAATACCAGAAGCATATTGAAAAAGATGCTGCCTTAGTACGTCGATTTGCCAAGGTGACCATTGAGGAACCGAGTGTAGCAGACAGCGTAGCAATTTTGCAGGGGTTGAAGCCAGCCTATGAGGCTCACCACAAGGTGACCATTTCGGATCAGGCGGTGGTAACGGCGGTAGCCTATGCCAAACGCTATCTGACCAGTAAGAATTTGCCAGATTCGGCTATTGATTTGCTGGATGAAGCCAGTGCGACGGTTCAAAATCGTGCCAAGGGACAGGTAGAAGAAGGTGGATTGACCGCTTTAGACCAAGCCTTGATGGCTGGGAAATACAAGACGGTAACGCAGCTCTTGCTTAAGGCTCAAGAGGCGGAAAATCAGGCGACTAGCTATAGCTTGGAAGTCACAGAAGAAGACATTTTGGCAACCCTCAGTCGCTTGTCAGGTATTCCTGTCACCAAACTGAGTCAGACAGATGCCAAGAAGTACCTTAATCTTGAACAGGAATTGCACAAGCGTGTTATCGGGCAGGAAGAGGCGATTTCAGCTGTCAGCCGGGCAATTCGCCGCAACCAGTCAGGCATTCGCACTGGTCACAGACCGATTGGTTCCTTTATGTTCTTGGGGCCAACAGGTGTCGGTAAGACAGAATTGGCCAAGGCCTTGGCGGAGATCCTCTTTGATGACGAATCTGCCTTGATTCGTTTTGATATGAGTGAGTATATGGAGAAATTTGCGGCTAGTCGCCTCAACGGTGCTCCTCCAGGCTATGTTGGCTATGAAGAAGGGGGCGAGCTGACAGAAAAAGTTCGCAACAAGCCATACTCTGTCCTACTTTTTGATGAGGTGGAGAAAGCACATCCAGATATTTTCAATGTTCTTTTGCAGGTCTTGGATGACGGTGTCTTGACGGACAGAAAAGGTCGCAAGGTTGATTTCTCTAATACGGTCATCATTATGACGTCTAACTTAGGGGCAACCGCTTTACGTGATGATAAGACAGTTGGGTTTGGGGCTCTTGATTTGTCTAAGAGTCAGGAACACGTTGAAAAACGGATTTTTGAGGCGTTGAAGAAGGCCTATCGTCCTGAATTTATTAACCGGATTGATGAAAAAGTGGTCTTCCATAGCCTGACAGAAGCAGATATGCAGGATGTGGTCAAGGTCATGGTCAAACCATTGATTGCCGTGGCGGCCAGCAAGGGTATTACCCTCAAATTGCAGGCTTCTGCTCTTAAACTCTTGGCCAAAGAAGGCTACGATCCAGAAATGGGTGCCCGCCCACTTCGTCGCCTCCTCCAAACCAAGTTGGAAGATCCATTGGCAGAAATGCTCTTACGTGGAGAACTGCCAGCTGGTGTGACCTTAAAAGTAGGGGTCAAGGCCGAGCAGTTGAAGTTTGATAGTGTGAAAGCAGGTTAG
- a CDS encoding CtsR family transcriptional regulator produces the protein MAMKNTSDYIEEHIKAILDQVSVAELRRSELASRFEVVPSQINYVIKTRFTASRGYIVESKRGGGGYIRIGRITFSDKHELVHDLLKNMGDSLSATVFADILQLLFDEQLMTEREGNLLLATSTDEVLGNEASEIRARMMYQILRRLDRKEE, from the coding sequence ATGGCGATGAAAAATACGTCGGATTATATCGAAGAACATATCAAAGCGATTTTAGATCAGGTCAGTGTAGCCGAGTTGCGTCGGAGCGAGCTGGCCAGTCGATTTGAAGTGGTGCCCAGCCAGATTAACTATGTTATCAAAACTCGTTTTACAGCCAGTCGAGGTTATATTGTCGAGAGCAAGCGGGGGGGTGGTGGCTACATTCGCATTGGGCGGATTACCTTTTCGGACAAGCATGAGCTAGTCCATGATTTGCTGAAGAATATGGGTGATAGCCTGTCGGCAACTGTTTTTGCGGACATTCTGCAGTTGCTCTTTGACGAGCAGTTGATGACGGAACGTGAGGGCAATCTCTTGTTGGCTACTAGTACAGATGAGGTTTTAGGGAACGAGGCTAGTGAAATTCGGGCTCGGATGATGTACCAAATTTTACGTCGATTGGATAGGAAAGAGGAGTAG
- a CDS encoding thioredoxin domain-containing protein — protein sequence MNFQDYIQDFTSVNVEQAQSLLTANEGAVLFIGRATCPYCNRFAPKLHKVAQDKQVTIHFLDSSQVSPELQALRDHYQVPTVPGLLVAKSTGVQVRCDSSMTEDEIAAFIQD from the coding sequence ATGAACTTTCAAGACTACATCCAAGATTTTACCAGCGTAAACGTGGAGCAGGCACAGAGCCTTCTAACTGCCAATGAGGGAGCGGTCCTCTTCATCGGCCGTGCAACCTGCCCTTACTGCAACCGCTTCGCACCAAAACTCCACAAGGTTGCCCAAGACAAGCAAGTGACCATCCACTTCCTTGACTCCAGCCAAGTCAGCCCTGAACTCCAGGCCCTCCGCGACCACTACCAAGTCCCAACTGTTCCAGGCCTCCTGGTCGCTAAATCTACTGGTGTCCAAGTCCGCTGCGATTCCAGCATGACGGAAGATGAGATTGCGGCTTTTATTCAAGACTAA
- the tsf gene encoding translation elongation factor Ts encodes MAEITAALVKELREKSGAGVMDAKKALVETDGDIEKAIELLREKGMAKAAKKADRVAAEGLTGVYVDGNVAAVVEVNAETDFVAKNAQFVELVNTTAKVIAEGKPADNEAALKLAMPSGETLEEAYVNATATIGEKISFRRFALVEKTDAQAFGAYQHNGGRIGVISVVDGGDETLAKQISMHIAAMKPTVLSYTELDEQFVKDELAQINHKIEQDNESRAMVNKPALPLLKYGSKAQLTDEVIAAAEEAIKAELAAEGKPEKIWDKIIPGKMDRFLLDNTQVDQAYTLLAQVYIMDDSKTVEAYLNSVNASVVEFARFEVGEGIEKASNDFEAEVAATMAAALGK; translated from the coding sequence ATGGCAGAAATTACAGCAGCTCTCGTTAAAGAATTGCGTGAAAAATCAGGTGCTGGCGTTATGGACGCGAAAAAAGCATTGGTTGAAACTGACGGTGATATCGAAAAAGCGATCGAATTGCTTCGCGAAAAAGGTATGGCTAAGGCAGCTAAGAAAGCTGACCGTGTAGCAGCTGAAGGTTTGACAGGTGTTTACGTTGATGGTAACGTAGCAGCAGTTGTTGAAGTGAACGCTGAAACAGACTTCGTTGCGAAAAATGCTCAATTCGTTGAATTGGTAAACACTACTGCTAAAGTAATTGCAGAAGGTAAACCAGCTGACAACGAAGCAGCTCTTAAATTGGCTATGCCTTCAGGTGAAACCCTTGAAGAAGCATACGTAAACGCAACTGCAACAATCGGTGAGAAAATCTCATTCCGTCGCTTTGCTTTGGTTGAAAAAACAGATGCTCAAGCATTTGGTGCTTACCAACATAACGGCGGCCGTATCGGTGTTATCTCAGTTGTTGATGGTGGTGACGAAACTCTTGCAAAACAAATCTCAATGCACATCGCTGCGATGAAACCAACTGTTCTTTCTTACACTGAATTGGATGAGCAATTCGTTAAAGATGAGTTGGCACAAATCAACCACAAGATCGAACAAGACAACGAAAGCCGTGCAATGGTTAACAAACCAGCATTGCCATTGTTGAAATACGGTTCAAAAGCTCAATTGACTGATGAAGTGATTGCAGCAGCTGAAGAAGCTATCAAAGCAGAATTAGCAGCAGAAGGCAAACCAGAAAAAATCTGGGATAAAATCATCCCAGGTAAAATGGATCGCTTCTTGCTTGACAACACTCAAGTTGACCAAGCTTACACACTTCTTGCACAAGTGTACATCATGGACGACAGCAAAACAGTTGAAGCTTACTTGAACTCAGTGAACGCTTCAGTTGTAGAATTTGCTCGTTTCGAAGTGGGTGAAGGTATCGAGAAAGCTTCAAACGACTTTGAAGCAGAAGTTGCAGCGACAATGGCAGCAGCTCTTGGTAAATAA
- the rpsB gene encoding 30S ribosomal protein S2, protein MAVISMKQLLEAGVHFGHQTRRWNPKMAKYIFTERNGIHVIDLQQTVKLADQAYEFIRDAAANDAVILFVGTKKQAAEAVKDEAIRAGQYFINHRWLGGTLTNWGTIQKRIARLKEINRMEEDGTFEVLPKKEVALLNKQRARLEKFLGGIADMPRIPDVMFVVDPHKEQIAVKEAKKLGIPVVAMVDTNTDPDDIDVIIPANDDAIRAVKLITAKMADAIIEGNQGEDSVAAVEAELAAEPASTESIEELVEVVEGK, encoded by the coding sequence ATGGCAGTAATTTCAATGAAACAACTTCTTGAGGCTGGTGTACACTTCGGTCACCAAACTCGTCGCTGGAATCCTAAGATGGCTAAGTACATCTTCACAGAGCGTAACGGTATCCACGTTATCGACTTGCAACAAACTGTAAAATTGGCTGACCAAGCTTACGAATTCATCCGTGACGCTGCAGCAAACGACGCAGTTATCTTGTTCGTAGGTACTAAAAAACAAGCTGCTGAAGCTGTTAAAGACGAAGCTATCCGCGCTGGTCAATACTTCATCAACCACCGTTGGTTGGGTGGAACTCTTACAAACTGGGGTACAATCCAAAAACGTATCGCTCGTTTGAAAGAAATCAACCGTATGGAAGAAGATGGAACTTTCGAAGTGCTTCCTAAGAAAGAAGTAGCATTGTTGAACAAACAACGTGCTCGTCTTGAAAAATTCTTGGGCGGTATCGCTGACATGCCACGCATTCCAGATGTAATGTTCGTCGTTGATCCACACAAAGAGCAAATCGCTGTTAAAGAAGCTAAGAAATTGGGTATCCCAGTTGTAGCGATGGTTGACACAAACACAGATCCAGATGATATCGATGTTATCATCCCAGCTAACGATGACGCTATCCGCGCTGTTAAATTGATTACAGCTAAAATGGCTGACGCTATCATCGAAGGCAACCAAGGTGAAGACAGTGTAGCAGCAGTTGAAGCTGAATTGGCAGCTGAGCCAGCATCTACAGAATCAATCGAAGAATTGGTTGAAGTTGTAGAAGGAAAATAA
- a CDS encoding adenylate kinase, which produces MIVLITGASHTGKTVLAQKLLEKYHYPYLSIDHLKMGLIRSGNTKLSVEEDDKLTAYLWPIVREMIKTAIENEQNLIVEGIYIPFDWANDFATAYLDHIRYYCLVMSENYIQKHFGSIKKHARLIENRIDDEWCTMESVLEENTRFFRRAKKYDANILWIDESYEIEIDL; this is translated from the coding sequence ATGATTGTTTTAATAACAGGAGCATCTCACACTGGGAAGACTGTGCTAGCTCAAAAATTACTTGAAAAATATCACTATCCTTATTTATCAATAGACCATTTGAAAATGGGGTTAATTCGTAGCGGCAATACTAAACTTTCAGTCGAAGAAGATGATAAACTTACAGCATATCTATGGCCTATTGTTCGTGAAATGATTAAAACTGCTATAGAAAATGAGCAAAACCTTATTGTTGAAGGGATCTATATCCCTTTTGATTGGGCAAACGACTTTGCAACAGCCTACCTTGACCATATCAGATATTACTGTCTTGTGATGAGTGAAAACTATATTCAGAAACACTTTGGAAGCATAAAGAAACATGCACGCCTTATAGAAAATCGTATAGATGATGAATGGTGTACGATGGAAAGTGTTTTAGAAGAAAATACTCGATTTTTTAGAAGGGCGAAAAAATATGATGCAAACATCCTATGGATTGATGAGAGTTACGAGATAGAGATTGATTTATGA